The following are encoded in a window of Nitrososphaerota archaeon genomic DNA:
- a CDS encoding NFACT family protein has translation MEISGIELEHITAKLNNNLAGYYVNNVYLLNPNAALIRLHHSEKPDAQIVLSTSKGIWLTRYELPRTSGGIASKIRKEIPRSKFQKVTQPKGERIAVIEFKEEPSTRNVILEFFGGGNIIVTDENQVIQAVLRPLRVRHRTVKTGEKYLLPPARGTDVTTLTKEDLKPILETDLPVSRWLGRNLALSKKYVEEILARAEINPEAQGLSLSGDDVQKLFDILKEVVQLVIAGDSEPTVVYREGVPADAAPFMLRAYKGLETKRFGTFMEALDEVLTNDLRSEAQGTGSEGLRGRIEELQKSIEQQKQAENTSLEAAEALRTFAKQIQQHIYQPQGQQKEEQIALLHELGASEVASMKGRLTMKIAGTMIETEAGGSTMKIASHIFGEAKRLEEKITAIRAARLKLETGLKELEASLEEQTTEAEAEKPEIRREKAWYERYRWFKTSDGLLAIGGRDASSNSIIIRRYMEENDIVFHADIHGSPFFVLKGEPKTEKSITETAQAVVAFSRAWGEGLAVADAYWIHPQQVKRQAPSGMFLAKGSFLIEGTKNYLRDIKTECAVGIAEVDGNLTVMAGPPISLQRNSLVYVTLVPDKVKASDTAKKIKSELIRLLGEDVSSATYVKQIPLDDFVRSLPAGGGQIVLKGRGEQRYKSATS, from the coding sequence TTGGAAATATCAGGCATAGAGCTGGAGCATATAACCGCCAAACTGAACAACAACCTTGCCGGATATTACGTTAATAATGTTTATCTCCTAAACCCCAATGCAGCCCTAATCCGGCTCCACCACAGCGAAAAACCTGATGCTCAAATTGTATTGTCGACCAGCAAAGGCATCTGGCTCACCCGTTACGAGCTGCCGAGGACAAGCGGCGGCATCGCCTCGAAAATCCGCAAAGAAATCCCGAGATCGAAATTCCAGAAGGTAACTCAGCCTAAAGGCGAAAGAATAGCGGTAATCGAGTTCAAAGAAGAACCCAGCACTCGAAACGTGATCCTAGAGTTCTTCGGCGGAGGAAACATCATAGTAACTGATGAAAACCAGGTGATCCAGGCGGTTCTAAGACCCCTGCGGGTCAGACATAGGACGGTGAAGACAGGCGAAAAATATCTGCTTCCCCCCGCCCGCGGAACAGACGTCACCACCCTCACAAAGGAAGATCTCAAACCGATTCTGGAAACAGATCTTCCCGTCTCAAGATGGCTGGGACGAAACCTCGCGCTGTCAAAGAAGTACGTTGAAGAGATACTGGCACGAGCAGAAATCAACCCTGAAGCACAGGGACTCAGCCTATCCGGTGACGACGTCCAGAAACTATTTGACATCTTGAAAGAGGTCGTACAGCTAGTCATAGCTGGAGACAGCGAGCCAACCGTGGTCTACCGTGAGGGCGTACCTGCAGACGCAGCACCATTCATGCTTCGAGCCTACAAAGGGCTTGAAACCAAAAGGTTCGGAACATTCATGGAGGCTCTGGATGAAGTTTTAACCAATGATCTCCGCTCCGAAGCGCAAGGCACAGGCTCAGAGGGGCTTCGAGGCAGAATTGAGGAGCTCCAAAAATCCATTGAGCAGCAGAAACAGGCTGAGAATACCAGCTTAGAGGCTGCAGAAGCGTTGAGAACCTTCGCTAAACAGATCCAGCAGCACATTTACCAGCCGCAGGGTCAGCAGAAAGAGGAACAGATTGCTCTTCTCCATGAACTCGGAGCATCAGAGGTTGCGTCAATGAAGGGTAGACTAACGATGAAGATTGCGGGAACGATGATTGAAACCGAGGCCGGCGGCTCCACGATGAAGATAGCTTCACATATCTTCGGAGAAGCCAAGCGACTTGAAGAGAAAATAACCGCTATTCGAGCCGCTCGGCTGAAGCTGGAGACTGGGCTTAAGGAGCTTGAAGCGAGTCTTGAGGAGCAGACGACCGAGGCTGAGGCTGAGAAACCCGAGATCCGCAGAGAGAAGGCGTGGTATGAGCGTTACCGATGGTTCAAAACATCAGATGGGCTTTTAGCTATCGGTGGAAGAGACGCTTCATCCAACAGCATCATTATCCGCCGATACATGGAGGAGAACGACATAGTGTTTCACGCAGATATACATGGCTCACCCTTCTTTGTCCTGAAAGGCGAACCGAAGACTGAGAAGAGCATCACGGAAACAGCGCAGGCCGTCGTAGCGTTCAGCCGAGCCTGGGGTGAGGGATTGGCAGTAGCCGATGCGTACTGGATTCATCCACAGCAGGTTAAGAGGCAGGCACCCTCAGGAATGTTCCTAGCGAAAGGAAGCTTCCTAATAGAGGGCACGAAGAACTATCTTCGAGACATAAAGACCGAGTGCGCAGTAGGTATCGCAGAGGTAGATGGAAACCTGACAGTCATGGCTGGGCCACCTATTTCACTGCAGCGCAACTCACTCGTCTACGTAACCCTCGTTCCTGACAAAGTCAAGGCCAGCGACACCGCGAAGAAGATCAAGTCTGAACTCATCAGGCTCCTAGGTGAAGATGTCTCATCAGCAACCTACGTGAAGCAGATACCATTGGACGATTTTGTGCGGAGTCTTCCGGCAGGCGGAGGCCAAATCGTGTTAAAGGGACGCGGCGAGCAAAGATATAAGTCTGCGACTTCTTAA
- the nucS gene encoding endonuclease NucS codes for MNHPQVKVDPTFQEVESTVSDACSRGCFTVLVTDCRVDYHGRSSSKMGWGERVVLLKPDGSVLIHRRTGFEAANWQPPGCSITFSRREGELVIRADRRKPRETLEVICREVALVSSVLLKDEASLDMLISEQDLYSVLRANPDLIEPGFRIGSEQKGLGGGKADITGFDSSGRYTVVEVKRVAADTDAVKQLYRYLSKMRETSPDLRGVLLAPNIRPAAKRLAKSLSVDYRPVDVVQCAAVFAKNSSNGLDRLDRHFI; via the coding sequence ATGAATCATCCGCAGGTCAAGGTTGACCCAACGTTTCAGGAAGTTGAGTCCACTGTTTCTGATGCCTGTTCGCGGGGTTGCTTCACAGTGCTGGTTACTGACTGCAGGGTTGATTACCACGGCCGCTCCTCCTCTAAGATGGGTTGGGGTGAACGGGTTGTTCTGTTGAAGCCTGACGGTTCGGTGCTGATTCACCGGAGAACTGGTTTCGAAGCGGCTAACTGGCAGCCGCCGGGGTGCTCCATCACCTTTTCTCGACGAGAGGGTGAGCTGGTGATTCGGGCTGACCGGCGTAAGCCACGTGAAACCCTTGAGGTGATTTGTCGCGAAGTTGCTTTGGTCTCCTCGGTTTTGCTGAAGGATGAGGCTTCGCTTGACATGCTGATCTCTGAGCAGGATCTCTACAGCGTGTTAAGAGCTAACCCTGATTTGATTGAGCCGGGCTTCAGGATCGGTTCGGAGCAGAAGGGGTTAGGTGGTGGAAAGGCCGATATTACTGGGTTCGACAGCTCAGGAAGATACACGGTGGTGGAGGTTAAACGAGTAGCTGCTGACACTGATGCTGTTAAGCAGCTCTACCGTTATCTTTCAAAGATGAGGGAGACCTCTCCGGATCTGCGAGGTGTTCTTCTAGCGCCAAATATTCGACCAGCCGCGAAAAGGCTGGCCAAATCGTTGTCTGTAGATTATCGTCCTGTTGATGTGGTTCAATGCGCAGCTGTGTTCGCCAAGAATAGTAGTAACGGACTTGACCGGCTGGATAGACACTTTATTTAG
- a CDS encoding YkgJ family cysteine cluster protein: MNCAQCGVCCRIFFVNLTEDEYKSGRYKTVFDEYIDDFEEAETVGANILAHNKDEECIYLKDKKCGVHKNRPASCRAFFCDTKERRFQGMIKKIESYKQRKESSKNKMDASEKVCRKTRQALLKHQ; the protein is encoded by the coding sequence ATGAACTGCGCCCAGTGCGGAGTCTGCTGCAGAATATTCTTCGTTAACCTGACCGAGGACGAATACAAGTCAGGAAGATACAAAACAGTGTTTGACGAGTACATAGATGATTTTGAAGAGGCTGAAACGGTCGGAGCGAACATTTTAGCCCACAACAAAGATGAGGAGTGCATCTATCTCAAAGACAAGAAATGCGGGGTGCACAAGAACAGACCCGCATCATGCAGAGCCTTCTTCTGCGACACTAAAGAAAGAAGGTTCCAAGGAATGATAAAAAAGATAGAAAGTTACAAGCAGAGAAAAGAGAGTTCGAAAAATAAGATGGATGCCTCAGAAAAAGTGTGTCGAAAAACGAGACAGGCTCTGCTAAAGCATCAATAG
- the aspS gene encoding aspartate--tRNA(Asn) ligase, translating to MVKIDELGDWRRTHRSVDLSPKLEGEKVTVMGWVSSIRRQGGIIFLILQDSAGVVQVTVKSGKTPEPVLKRVETLTPHSVVAVKGTVKAIDKAPNGAEVIPEEMHVLNIATKNPPFSLFGGELPNIDKRLDIRSLELRRPKAQAIFKIRHAALAAIREFLSSTGHLEVQTSKIIASATEGGASLFPVLYYDKEAFLVQSPQLYKEQLTMSFEKVFEIGPVFRAEPSRTLRHLAEIISIDVEEAYVSYTDVMETLEELVHHTMKTVAEKCRSDLKELGVEVEIPRLPFKRLTYSEAIDILYDAGDRTAWGEDISTAATKKISEIFPGFYFITDWPTDAKPFYIKPRTDKPEISESFDLMKGSLEISSGGTRLSSKKLLTKRLKEQGLKPRTFEYHLKLFDYGMPPHAGFGMGLDRLMMVITKEENIREVTLFPRDRLRLSP from the coding sequence ATGGTCAAGATAGATGAGTTAGGTGATTGGCGGCGTACCCATAGATCAGTAGACCTTAGCCCTAAGCTTGAGGGTGAAAAGGTTACCGTGATGGGCTGGGTCTCAAGTATCAGGCGGCAGGGCGGCATCATCTTTCTTATCCTGCAGGATAGTGCGGGCGTAGTCCAAGTTACTGTTAAAAGTGGAAAGACACCCGAGCCGGTTCTTAAACGGGTTGAAACGCTCACGCCGCACTCCGTGGTTGCGGTTAAAGGCACGGTTAAGGCAATAGACAAGGCGCCTAACGGTGCTGAAGTAATCCCTGAAGAGATGCATGTGCTGAACATCGCCACTAAAAATCCGCCGTTCAGCCTCTTCGGAGGAGAGCTTCCTAATATCGATAAGAGACTTGATATCCGCTCACTTGAGCTTCGCAGACCTAAGGCTCAAGCCATCTTCAAAATTAGGCACGCCGCGCTCGCGGCGATACGGGAGTTTTTGAGCAGCACAGGTCACCTTGAGGTTCAAACCTCGAAGATTATTGCGTCAGCCACCGAAGGAGGCGCATCGCTCTTCCCTGTCCTCTACTATGACAAAGAGGCGTTCCTAGTTCAGAGCCCGCAGCTGTACAAGGAGCAGCTCACAATGAGCTTTGAGAAGGTCTTCGAGATTGGCCCTGTCTTCAGAGCCGAGCCTTCACGAACCCTTAGACATTTAGCGGAGATAATCTCCATAGATGTTGAGGAAGCCTATGTTTCCTACACCGATGTGATGGAGACTCTTGAGGAGCTTGTCCACCACACCATGAAGACTGTTGCTGAGAAATGCCGGAGTGATCTGAAGGAGCTAGGGGTCGAGGTTGAAATCCCGCGGCTGCCGTTCAAACGGTTAACCTACTCCGAGGCTATCGATATACTGTACGATGCGGGTGATCGAACCGCTTGGGGTGAGGATATTTCGACCGCGGCGACCAAGAAGATCAGCGAAATCTTCCCCGGCTTCTACTTTATAACCGACTGGCCTACAGACGCTAAACCCTTCTACATCAAGCCGAGAACAGATAAGCCGGAGATAAGCGAATCATTCGATCTGATGAAGGGATCTCTTGAGATTTCGTCAGGCGGAACTAGGCTAAGCTCCAAGAAGCTTCTGACCAAGCGTCTTAAGGAGCAGGGGTTGAAGCCTAGGACATTCGAGTATCACCTGAAGCTGTTCGACTACGGTATGCCGCCTCACGCCGGCTTCGGAATGGGGCTTGACAGACTCATGATGGTAATCACCAAAGAAGAGAACATTAGAGAAGTCACCCTCTTCCCACGCGACCGGCTACGCCTGTCACCGTGA
- a CDS encoding TIGR00296 family protein gives MNKDEASAVEITDEEGSMLVRLAREAIEKHLTEKRTVKTPAGLDEKFYRKMGVFVTLNIHSHLGAGGGELRGCIGQPLPERPLLEALIDSAISAAVHDPRFEKVKPEELDSLVVEISVLTPPQLITVKNPNEYCNHIHIGEDGLIVRWSFGAGLLLPQVAVEYDWSTEDFLCHCCMKAGATPDHWLTQDAQIYKFQAIVFDETEPHGQVVRRTLE, from the coding sequence ATGAACAAAGACGAGGCGTCCGCCGTAGAAATCACGGATGAAGAGGGATCTATGCTTGTACGCCTCGCACGAGAAGCTATTGAGAAGCATCTCACCGAGAAGCGAACCGTCAAAACTCCAGCGGGACTGGATGAGAAGTTCTACAGGAAAATGGGTGTCTTTGTCACCCTGAACATCCATAGCCATCTGGGAGCTGGAGGAGGCGAGCTGCGAGGATGCATAGGTCAGCCGCTCCCTGAGAGACCCCTGTTAGAGGCGCTCATAGACTCCGCGATCAGCGCAGCTGTACACGACCCTAGATTTGAGAAAGTGAAGCCTGAGGAGCTTGACAGCCTCGTCGTAGAGATAAGTGTCCTCACACCACCTCAGCTGATCACCGTGAAAAACCCGAACGAGTACTGCAACCACATCCACATAGGTGAAGATGGACTGATTGTTCGATGGAGCTTCGGAGCTGGGCTGCTTCTACCTCAGGTTGCAGTTGAATATGACTGGAGCACAGAGGACTTTCTCTGCCACTGCTGCATGAAGGCAGGCGCCACACCTGATCACTGGCTCACCCAAGACGCTCAGATATACAAGTTCCAAGCTATCGTCTTCGACGAGACTGAGCCGCACGGTCAAGTTGTGCGGCGAACACTCGAGTAG
- a CDS encoding CBS domain-containing protein gives MAEINPAARERVTVREVMNSPVITGTEDETVQAISTRMIDYQIGSIIIMKGPEPVGIVTDGNIIEQVVAKDLKPSEVMAKDIMSAPLLTIRDDKDVSEAANLMRRKGVKRLGVMDDGRLMGIISISDIISVMPELYAIAAEKARMMANQATSGRTTNLAGFCDSCGQWSEDLARADGRYLCYDCRTEVAAETPEREV, from the coding sequence ATGGCCGAGATCAATCCAGCTGCACGTGAGCGCGTCACGGTGAGAGAGGTCATGAACAGCCCAGTCATCACCGGAACTGAAGACGAAACCGTACAGGCCATCTCAACCAGAATGATTGACTACCAGATCGGCAGCATCATAATCATGAAGGGGCCGGAGCCAGTAGGCATTGTAACAGATGGAAACATCATCGAGCAGGTCGTCGCGAAGGACCTGAAGCCAAGCGAGGTCATGGCGAAGGATATCATGTCCGCGCCACTTCTAACAATCAGAGACGACAAGGACGTATCTGAGGCAGCTAACTTGATGAGGAGAAAGGGAGTCAAGAGACTCGGCGTAATGGATGACGGAAGACTCATGGGAATAATATCCATCTCGGACATCATCTCAGTGATGCCTGAACTCTACGCCATCGCTGCTGAAAAGGCTCGTATGATGGCAAACCAAGCCACCAGTGGACGAACAACAAACCTAGCCGGCTTCTGCGACAGCTGCGGCCAATGGTCGGAAGACCTAGCCCGAGCAGACGGACGATACCTATGCTACGACTGCCGCACAGAGGTCGCCGCAGAAACCCCTGAGAGAGAAGTCTAG
- the gatC gene encoding Asp-tRNA(Asn)/Glu-tRNA(Gln) amidotransferase subunit GatC: MTKKKTPQRQRQEQFISEKEVEHLAELAKLELSKKEFTKLRGELNEILGYFRLIDEVDTENVPPTYHVQDLVNVLRDDVPAPQQPDVLLEDAPQKKDRFIKAPKMI, translated from the coding sequence TTGACTAAGAAGAAGACTCCGCAGCGGCAGCGGCAGGAACAGTTCATCTCGGAGAAGGAGGTTGAGCACCTCGCCGAGCTAGCTAAGCTTGAGCTCTCCAAAAAAGAGTTTACGAAGCTCCGCGGAGAACTGAACGAGATCCTCGGTTACTTCAGGTTGATTGATGAGGTTGACACAGAAAACGTTCCACCCACGTATCATGTGCAGGATCTTGTTAACGTTCTAAGAGATGACGTGCCTGCGCCTCAGCAGCCTGACGTGCTTCTGGAGGATGCTCCGCAGAAGAAGGATCGCTTCATCAAGGCCCCGAAGATGATTTAG
- the gatA gene encoding Asp-tRNA(Asn)/Glu-tRNA(Gln) amidotransferase subunit GatA: MTKQQLRILELPVWEAADKIRNQEITSEEYVAATLARIRKVEPDVHAYITLIEELALTQAQEIDKKIRRGGDLGRLAGLPVAIKDNICVRSFTTTCASKMLENFVTPYDATVVERILGEDGVIVGKTNLDEFAMGTSTEYSYFGATKNPWDTSKVPGGSSGGSAAAVSALEAAFALGSDTGGSVRSPASFCCIVGLKPTYGAVSRYGLVSYANSLEQIGPFARDVRSCALLTSVIAGYDARDSTSSDKFPADLGGASKRSPSKLTIGVPREFFEEGVQEGVSKTVRDAVSRLEKAGVKLSFEDISLPMLKYALPAYYIIAMSEASSNLARYDGIRYGYRAQDRTLDWGTIFSKDRGEGFGAEVRRRIMLGTYALSAGYFDQYYLKAQKIRTLLRREFDGAFKRFDLLLAPSMPILPFRLGEKMEDPLQLYMCDIETVPANLTGIPSLSVPCGVSEGLPVGMQLMAPPFREDLLFQAGRLVEDILPVDRSAGEFTHA; encoded by the coding sequence ATGACCAAACAACAACTACGAATCCTTGAATTACCAGTTTGGGAAGCGGCGGACAAAATCCGAAACCAAGAGATTACGTCCGAAGAGTACGTGGCTGCGACGCTTGCAAGGATTCGTAAAGTTGAACCCGATGTTCACGCCTACATCACGTTGATAGAGGAACTTGCGCTAACTCAGGCTCAGGAGATTGACAAGAAGATCAGGCGCGGCGGAGACTTGGGGCGGCTGGCGGGGCTTCCTGTGGCGATTAAAGACAACATCTGTGTCAGAAGCTTCACAACCACCTGCGCCTCAAAGATGCTGGAGAACTTCGTCACTCCTTATGACGCTACCGTGGTTGAACGCATCCTTGGAGAGGACGGAGTGATTGTTGGAAAAACGAATTTGGACGAGTTCGCTATGGGGACATCAACTGAGTACAGCTACTTCGGCGCCACCAAGAACCCCTGGGACACCTCTAAGGTTCCAGGAGGCTCCTCAGGAGGCAGCGCAGCAGCCGTCTCAGCCTTAGAAGCGGCCTTCGCACTCGGCTCCGATACAGGCGGTTCTGTCCGTTCCCCAGCCAGCTTCTGCTGCATAGTGGGGTTGAAGCCGACATATGGTGCGGTAAGCCGTTACGGGCTTGTCTCATACGCTAATAGTTTGGAGCAAATCGGGCCCTTCGCCCGAGATGTGCGGAGCTGCGCGCTGCTTACGAGCGTAATCGCGGGTTATGATGCGCGAGACTCAACGTCAAGCGACAAGTTTCCGGCTGATTTAGGTGGCGCCTCGAAGCGGTCTCCGTCGAAACTCACGATAGGGGTTCCACGAGAGTTCTTCGAGGAGGGTGTTCAAGAGGGTGTTTCGAAAACTGTTCGAGACGCGGTCAGCAGGCTGGAGAAAGCCGGGGTGAAACTGAGTTTTGAAGATATTTCTCTGCCGATGCTGAAGTACGCGCTTCCTGCTTACTATATTATCGCGATGTCAGAGGCTTCCTCCAACCTCGCCCGCTACGACGGGATCAGGTACGGTTACAGGGCGCAGGACAGGACGCTTGACTGGGGAACCATCTTCTCGAAGGATCGGGGAGAAGGCTTCGGAGCTGAGGTGAGGCGGCGCATCATGCTCGGCACCTACGCGTTGTCCGCCGGCTACTTTGACCAGTATTACCTGAAGGCTCAGAAGATCAGGACTCTGCTCAGAAGAGAGTTTGACGGTGCCTTCAAACGATTCGATCTTCTACTGGCTCCTTCGATGCCTATTCTTCCCTTCAGGCTCGGTGAGAAGATGGAGGATCCGCTGCAGCTCTACATGTGTGATATCGAGACTGTTCCAGCGAATCTCACGGGGATTCCGTCGCTGTCAGTCCCCTGCGGTGTAAGCGAGGGGCTGCCTGTCGGGATGCAGCTTATGGCTCCACCGTTCCGTGAAGACCTGCTTTTCCAGGCTGGCCGATTAGTTGAGGATATTCTTCCTGTAGATAGGAGTGCCGGTGAGTTCACACATGCCTGA
- the gatB gene encoding Asp-tRNA(Asn)/Glu-tRNA(Gln) amidotransferase subunit GatB, with protein MPEQDTEGVKIGLEVHCQLTSLATKLFCSSPSDYRGKPPNTNICPVCIGTPGSLPVLNRKAVTHAAMIALALNFKIPERMLFFRKNYFYPDMAKNFQITQYDRAGGVPFATDGHITLDSGKKIRIGRMQLEEDPAKLSYDGTIESSTQTFVDYNRAGITLVEIVTDPDFESPREAREFLNKLSSILEHLGVSDLSLEGSVRCDANISMAGGRRVEVKNISSFKEVERALNFEITRQRSLTSKGIKVMQETRHWDEIRRITISLRLKEEEQDYRYFPEADLVPVTLTKQFIQDVKKGMPEMPEERAKRFQKEYHLSGETAQILVREKALADFFESASELSKDARELGSWLAVDLQAYLNEAGKSLEELKLTPKHFAELANMVSSGEVSRGAAKTAFLEMLKTGKMPRSISEEKGLKVIADTGFVEDLITRIFSENPQAVQDALKNPQAVNFLLGQIMRATKGRVDPAVANKLVRERLAAEKKGSK; from the coding sequence ATGCCTGAGCAGGACACCGAGGGTGTTAAGATTGGGTTGGAGGTGCACTGTCAGCTCACCAGCCTCGCTACGAAGCTGTTCTGCAGCAGCCCATCCGATTACCGCGGCAAGCCTCCGAACACCAACATCTGCCCGGTCTGCATCGGCACCCCAGGGTCGCTGCCGGTTCTGAACCGGAAGGCCGTTACTCACGCTGCGATGATTGCGCTTGCCCTTAACTTCAAGATACCGGAGCGGATGCTCTTCTTCCGGAAGAACTACTTCTACCCAGACATGGCGAAGAACTTCCAGATAACGCAGTACGATCGGGCTGGCGGCGTCCCCTTTGCGACGGACGGTCACATCACTCTTGACAGCGGGAAGAAGATTAGGATCGGCAGAATGCAGCTTGAGGAGGATCCGGCGAAGCTCAGCTATGATGGAACCATCGAATCGTCAACCCAGACCTTCGTTGACTATAACAGGGCCGGTATAACTCTAGTTGAGATTGTTACTGACCCGGATTTTGAGAGTCCTCGTGAAGCCCGGGAGTTCCTGAACAAGCTCTCCTCAATACTTGAGCATCTAGGTGTCTCAGATCTCAGTCTAGAGGGCTCGGTTCGCTGTGACGCTAACATCTCGATGGCCGGTGGACGGCGGGTTGAGGTGAAGAACATCTCCTCCTTCAAGGAGGTTGAGCGGGCGTTAAACTTCGAGATTACTCGGCAGCGAAGCCTAACCTCTAAGGGGATCAAGGTGATGCAGGAGACCCGGCACTGGGATGAGATTCGGAGAATCACTATTTCGCTGAGGCTGAAAGAGGAGGAGCAGGATTACAGGTACTTCCCTGAGGCTGATCTGGTGCCTGTCACCCTTACAAAGCAGTTCATCCAAGATGTGAAGAAGGGGATGCCTGAGATGCCTGAGGAGCGGGCGAAACGCTTCCAGAAGGAGTATCATCTCTCAGGCGAGACTGCGCAGATACTGGTTCGAGAGAAGGCTCTGGCCGACTTTTTCGAGTCGGCCTCTGAACTCAGCAAGGACGCCAGAGAGCTGGGAAGCTGGTTGGCAGTGGATCTCCAAGCCTATCTAAACGAGGCCGGGAAAAGCTTAGAGGAGCTTAAGCTGACTCCGAAGCACTTCGCTGAGCTGGCGAACATGGTGTCCAGCGGCGAAGTAAGCCGAGGCGCAGCTAAAACCGCTTTCCTCGAGATGCTTAAGACCGGTAAAATGCCTCGCTCCATATCTGAGGAGAAGGGGCTGAAGGTAATAGCTGACACCGGTTTCGTAGAGGATCTCATCACTAGGATATTTAGTGAAAATCCTCAGGCGGTTCAAGACGCATTGAAGAATCCTCAGGCGGTTAACTTCCTCCTAGGCCAGATTATGCGGGCTACTAAGGGGCGTGTTGATCCAGCTGTGGCCAACAAGCTGGTTCGAGAGCGGTTGGCAGCTGAGAAGAAAGGCTCAAAGTAG
- a CDS encoding ribonucleoprotein, whose amino-acid sequence MLSDSVKKPLNMLQKAVNKDVSVRLKNDQEYKGKMINIDQYMNVILVDAEEHSNGALSANYGKIVIRGNNVLFIKIETDL is encoded by the coding sequence GTGTTGTCCGACTCTGTAAAGAAGCCTCTGAACATGCTGCAGAAGGCGGTGAACAAAGATGTTTCAGTTCGTCTGAAGAATGATCAGGAGTATAAGGGTAAAATGATCAACATCGACCAGTACATGAACGTGATACTAGTTGACGCGGAGGAGCATAGCAACGGTGCTCTCTCAGCTAACTACGGAAAAATTGTTATACGGGGCAACAATGTCCTCTTTATCAAGATTGAAACAGATCTTTAG
- a CDS encoding methionine adenosyltransferase, protein MSTRAIHVEQLRCAPISDLEVEIVERKGKGHPDSLIDGASEAVSRALCQYYLSKFGRVFHHNVDKGILVGGRSNPVFGGGEVIEPIFIMVAGRAISLIKEKDGVHEVPVGVLAQSAISEFLKSTLRYLDDKDVHIEYKVKQGSTDLVAIFDGASKMPLGNDTSIGIGFAPLTPTENLVLETERMLNSPELKKVLPEVGEDVKVMGYRREKKINLTVASAMISRLMPDASHYHSVVNDVQNRVEDLASKITNLDVDVKVNAGDSPKLGVYYLTVTGTSAEAGDDGNTGRGNRHNGLITSMRQYSMEACAGKNPINHTGKIYNVLAQRAADKIVAEVKGVKEIYVRLLSRIGSPIDQPQVCSSAVVLEHGVSLSNVSGEISSILNEELANITGLTPLIIDGKVTLF, encoded by the coding sequence ATGAGTACGCGAGCAATTCATGTCGAACAGTTAAGATGCGCCCCGATCTCGGATCTAGAGGTTGAGATTGTTGAGCGGAAAGGAAAAGGTCATCCTGACAGCCTAATCGACGGAGCCTCTGAAGCGGTTTCCAGAGCTCTATGCCAATACTATCTCAGCAAATTCGGCCGAGTCTTCCATCACAACGTGGATAAAGGTATCCTGGTAGGCGGCAGATCCAACCCTGTTTTCGGTGGAGGCGAAGTCATAGAGCCTATCTTCATCATGGTTGCAGGTCGCGCCATATCTCTCATAAAGGAGAAGGACGGGGTTCACGAGGTACCGGTGGGCGTGCTGGCTCAATCAGCCATCAGCGAGTTCCTAAAATCGACTCTCCGCTACCTAGACGATAAGGATGTTCACATCGAGTATAAGGTGAAGCAGGGATCCACAGATCTCGTGGCTATTTTCGACGGTGCTTCAAAAATGCCGCTGGGCAACGACACCTCAATCGGAATCGGTTTCGCTCCGTTGACCCCTACTGAGAACCTTGTTCTTGAGACCGAGCGGATGCTTAACTCACCGGAGCTGAAGAAGGTGTTGCCGGAGGTCGGTGAAGACGTCAAAGTGATGGGTTACCGACGTGAGAAGAAGATCAACCTCACAGTAGCAAGCGCAATGATAAGCAGGCTGATGCCTGACGCCAGCCACTACCATAGCGTAGTCAACGATGTCCAGAACCGTGTTGAAGATCTGGCTTCAAAGATCACCAACCTAGATGTGGATGTTAAGGTGAATGCCGGTGACAGCCCTAAGCTAGGCGTCTATTATCTCACCGTCACAGGCACCTCAGCTGAGGCTGGTGACGACGGCAACACAGGAAGAGGCAACAGGCACAACGGGTTAATCACCTCGATGCGTCAATACTCAATGGAGGCCTGCGCAGGCAAGAACCCAATTAATCACACAGGCAAAATCTACAACGTGCTGGCTCAGAGAGCCGCTGACAAGATCGTCGCAGAGGTCAAGGGCGTCAAAGAGATATATGTGAGGCTACTAAGCAGAATCGGCTCACCAATCGACCAGCCGCAGGTCTGCAGCTCCGCAGTGGTGCTGGAGCACGGTGTGTCGCTGTCCAACGTCAGCGGCGAAATATCCTCAATACTCAACGAAGAACTAGCCAACATCACCGGTTTAACTCCGCTCATCATAGACGGAAAGGTCACCCTCTTCTAA